The Caldisalinibacter kiritimatiensis genome window below encodes:
- a CDS encoding spore coat protein, translated as MVFNKYLTERELLSDLMTSEKELSNLYNDALTKSCSPLLKQTLSQCFFNTLDIQSSIHHANNIRGWNNARKTTEKDISNIVRHFKYKKYY; from the coding sequence ATGGTCTTTAATAAATACTTAACTGAAAGAGAACTTCTATCAGACCTTATGACCTCAGAAAAAGAATTATCTAATCTTTACAATGATGCATTAACCAAATCATGCTCACCGTTGCTTAAACAAACATTATCTCAATGCTTTTTTAATACCTTAGATATACAGTCTTCGATACATCATGCCAATAACATAAGAGGTTGGAACAATGCCAGAAAGACTACTGAAAAAGATATAAGCAATATTGTAAGGCATTTTAAATATAAGAAGTATTACTAA
- the guaA gene encoding glutamine-hydrolyzing GMP synthase: protein MSNLVLILDFGGQYSQLIARRVREANIYCEIVPYDYPVEKIKEKAPKGIIFSGGPASVYAEDAPRCSKEVFELNIPILGICYGGQLMAQSFEGKVSRAEEREYGKAELEIINDTGVFKNIDDNISCWMSHTDFIEQIPEGFEITAKTDSCPVAAMKNQEKKLYAVQFHPEVEHTQKGKDMIKNFLYEVCNITPDWNMGDFAEETIQKIREEIGDKKAICALSGGVDSSVAAVLVHKAIGSNLTCIFVDHGLLRKNEADQVEGIFKEKFNMNLIRVDAKDRFLSKLKGVTDPEKKRKIIGEEFIRVFEEEKAKLGEIDYLVQGTIYPDVIESGTDKASVIKSHHNVGGLPEDVDFEIIEPLRQLFKDEVRKVGKELNIPNQIVYRQPFPGPGLAIRVLGEITEEKLEIVREADWIFREEIKKAGLNDKIWQYFAALPDIKSVGVMGDERTYCYTIALRAVTSTDGMTADWARIPFDVLEKISNRIVNNVEHVNRVVYDITSKPPATIEWE from the coding sequence ATGAGCAATTTAGTGCTAATATTAGATTTTGGTGGACAATATAGTCAATTAATAGCAAGAAGAGTAAGAGAAGCTAATATATATTGTGAGATAGTGCCATATGACTATCCAGTAGAAAAAATAAAAGAAAAAGCACCTAAAGGAATAATATTTTCAGGTGGTCCAGCTAGCGTATATGCTGAAGATGCACCTAGATGTAGCAAAGAAGTTTTTGAGTTGAATATTCCAATACTAGGTATTTGTTATGGTGGACAATTGATGGCTCAAAGCTTTGAAGGTAAAGTAAGTAGAGCTGAAGAAAGGGAATATGGTAAAGCTGAGCTAGAAATTATCAATGATACGGGAGTATTTAAAAATATTGATGACAATATTTCATGCTGGATGAGTCATACTGATTTCATAGAACAAATTCCAGAAGGTTTTGAAATTACTGCAAAGACAGATTCTTGTCCTGTAGCGGCTATGAAAAACCAGGAGAAAAAGTTATACGCAGTACAGTTCCATCCAGAGGTAGAGCACACTCAAAAGGGTAAAGATATGATTAAAAACTTTTTATATGAAGTATGTAATATAACTCCAGATTGGAATATGGGAGATTTTGCTGAAGAAACTATACAAAAGATAAGAGAAGAAATAGGAGACAAAAAAGCTATATGCGCCCTTTCTGGAGGAGTTGATTCTTCAGTAGCAGCTGTTTTAGTGCACAAGGCTATTGGTTCAAATTTAACTTGTATATTTGTAGACCATGGCCTTCTTAGAAAAAATGAGGCTGACCAAGTTGAAGGAATATTTAAAGAAAAGTTTAATATGAATTTAATAAGAGTTGATGCTAAGGATAGATTTTTAAGCAAATTAAAGGGAGTAACTGACCCAGAGAAAAAGAGAAAGATTATAGGAGAAGAGTTTATTAGAGTATTCGAAGAAGAAAAGGCTAAGCTGGGAGAAATAGACTATTTAGTTCAAGGAACTATATATCCAGATGTAATCGAAAGTGGAACAGATAAAGCATCAGTTATAAAAAGTCATCATAATGTAGGTGGACTCCCAGAAGATGTAGATTTTGAAATAATAGAGCCATTAAGGCAGCTATTTAAAGATGAAGTAAGAAAAGTAGGAAAAGAATTGAACATTCCAAATCAGATTGTATATAGACAGCCTTTCCCAGGGCCAGGATTAGCAATAAGAGTTTTAGGAGAAATTACTGAAGAAAAATTAGAAATAGTTAGAGAAGCTGACTGGATATTTAGAGAAGAGATAAAGAAAGCAGGACTAAATGACAAGATTTGGCAATACTTTGCAGCATTACCGGACATAAAAAGTGTAGGAGTAATGGGAGACGAGAGAACTTATTGTTATACAATAGCTCTTCGTGCAGTAACTAGTACAGACGGTATGACAGCAGATTGGGCTAGAATACCTTTTGATGTATTAGAAAAGATTTCAAACAGAATAGTTAATAATGTAGAGCATGTAAATAGGGTGGTATATGATATAACTTCTAAACCACCTGCTACCATTGAGTGGGAGTAA
- the guaB gene encoding IMP dehydrogenase gives MEKFLGEGLTFDDVLLVPAKSEVLPKDVKIRTRLTKKINLNIPIMSAGMDTVTEGRMAIAMAREGGIGIIHKNMSIEEQALEVDKVKRSEHGVITDPFFLSPMHNVSDALELMERYHISGVPITDNENRLVGIITNRDIRFETDTSKKIEEVMTKESLVTANKDISMDEALETMKKFKIEKLPLIDENGRLSGLITIKDIEKSIQYPNAAKDANGRLLAGAAVGITKDMVERVRALVNAKVDVVVIDTAHGHSKGVLKAVEKIKGEFPELQLIAGNVATKEATEDLIKAGADAVKVGIGPGSICTTRVVAGVGVPQLTAIYNCAQVGKKYDIPIIGDGGIKFSGDIAKAIAAGADVVMIGSLLAGTEESPGETELYQGRRFKVYRGMGSIGAMQKGSKDRYFQEDSKKLVPEGVEGRVPYRGPLSDTIYQLVGGIRSGMGYCGAATIKDLQEKAQFIKITNAGLIESHPHDIHITKEAPNYSER, from the coding sequence ATGGAAAAGTTTTTAGGTGAAGGATTAACATTTGATGATGTGTTGTTAGTACCGGCTAAATCTGAAGTTTTACCTAAAGATGTAAAAATCAGAACTAGACTTACTAAGAAAATAAATCTTAATATACCTATAATGAGTGCAGGTATGGATACAGTTACAGAGGGTAGAATGGCTATAGCAATGGCTAGAGAAGGCGGAATAGGTATTATACACAAAAACATGTCTATTGAAGAACAGGCTTTAGAAGTAGATAAAGTTAAAAGGTCAGAGCATGGTGTTATTACAGACCCATTTTTCTTATCACCGATGCATAATGTTTCAGATGCATTAGAGTTAATGGAAAGATATCATATTTCAGGGGTACCAATAACTGATAATGAAAATAGGTTAGTTGGAATAATAACAAATAGGGATATAAGATTTGAAACAGATACTTCTAAAAAAATTGAAGAAGTTATGACTAAAGAAAGTTTAGTAACAGCAAATAAAGATATATCAATGGATGAAGCATTAGAAACAATGAAAAAATTTAAAATAGAAAAATTACCTTTAATCGATGAAAATGGTAGACTTTCTGGACTTATAACAATCAAAGATATTGAAAAATCAATACAATATCCAAATGCAGCCAAGGATGCTAACGGTAGATTATTAGCAGGAGCAGCAGTAGGAATTACTAAGGATATGGTAGAAAGGGTTAGAGCTTTAGTAAATGCTAAAGTAGACGTGGTGGTAATAGATACAGCTCATGGACATTCTAAAGGAGTATTAAAAGCCGTTGAAAAGATTAAAGGAGAATTTCCAGAACTACAGTTAATAGCAGGTAATGTAGCCACTAAAGAAGCAACTGAAGATTTAATCAAAGCTGGAGCAGATGCTGTTAAAGTAGGTATCGGTCCTGGTTCAATTTGTACTACTAGAGTAGTAGCAGGGGTAGGTGTGCCACAGCTAACAGCAATATATAATTGTGCACAAGTAGGGAAAAAGTATGATATACCAATTATAGGTGACGGAGGTATTAAGTTTTCTGGAGATATTGCCAAGGCAATAGCGGCAGGAGCTGATGTAGTAATGATAGGTTCATTACTTGCAGGAACAGAAGAGAGTCCAGGAGAAACTGAACTTTATCAAGGAAGAAGATTTAAGGTATATAGAGGAATGGGCTCAATTGGAGCTATGCAAAAAGGTAGTAAAGATAGATACTTCCAAGAAGATAGTAAAAAATTAGTACCAGAAGGTGTTGAAGGAAGAGTACCTTACAGAGGACCGTTAAGTGATACAATATACCAATTAGTTGGAGGAATTAGATCAGGTATGGGCTATTGTGGAGCGGCTACTATCAAAGACCTTCAAGAAAAAGCACAATTTATTAAGATAACAAATGCTGGATTAATTGAAAGTCATCCACACGATATTCATATAACTAAAGAAGCACCAAACTATAGTGAGAGATAG